The region CCAAGTATTGTGCCTGCTTGTTCCACGTGTCGAGGACAATGACGTTCTCGGGGCAGATTAGATCGAGCCATGCCGACGGGCTCGAGGGACAAAGAAACGTGAGCACAAGCTCTCGCATAGAGCCGAGACATCACTTGGACCCTGTGTTGTTTGACCACCTACCCATGGTGTCTGAGACAGAAAGACGGCCGAGGTTCAACGTCTCTTGATCTCATCGTAGCGACGCCGGAGATGTTTGTCAATGCTGTAGGAGGGCACAGGCTGTTTGTCGCGGCACCATCCATCCATATCTCTGGGAGCCGAGTTGGTTGGAATTTGTTTTAGCCCCAAGTTTGCTGCATTGATCTGCGAGATGTGTTTTGGCGTCTGCTTCAGCACTGTTGGACCCAAGATATCGAATCTCATACCACGGGCCCATCAAACAAATAAAATGCGGTTCCTGAGCGGAGTGCCCATGGTAGCATCAGCAATGATTAGTGGTGCACCACACATCCACTGTGATTTGTTGTGCAGCAACCTTCAAGTTGAAATGAGGTGCACCTTTTATTCGGAAAGGATGGGTGCATCATCCACCCAGTCATCCAGTCGTGCCTCAAGCTAACCCCCGAAGCCCCCCCTTTGCTGTACTCCGAACCTGCATCTAGGATGCAGCTACTATTCCACTGCTTCAAGCTGTGTGTACTCCATCCCCGAGGTACACTCCGCAGTCTGAATGCATTTCATGTTCAAGGATATATCTCAAACAAGGCTATTTCGGCCCATCCTCTTTATAAATACTCTGCCAAGAGTCGGCCAAACAAAAACGGGCTCGTCCCGAAGTCTCGTTAGACAGCCAGCGGTTCGGAGCAGCACGCgtccttcctcttccctccaTCATGACCAGGGCTCACGGACTCGAGTCCTCCTCGGGCGAGACCAAAATGGAGGAAGGTGCGAAATAAGcgacgccatcaccacctggAGTAATACTGGAGCCGGACAATTTGATGAGCGGAGCCGAGGTCACGGCTGCGAGTTCCTGttccattttcttttccaactttttttttgacaCACCCCGATCGATCTGCGAGGAAGGAAATCAGGAACGGGGGAAGGCTGTGGGGCTCATTCAGCAGGTTGCACGCACCCCCACCTCCTGCCATCACCAGCGCTGCGAAGCTCGAAGTTCACCGTTGGACAGCTGGGGTGACGGCAGTGACTGCTTGGCCCCGGTCACTTCCTGTTGCATCCATCTTTTAGTGCCTGCCGGCAATCTCCAATCTCTCTTCTTGATTGCCCTgcacttttttttcttctcgtTTTCTTGCTGATGGTAACGCGACTTCTCTCCATCTCACTCGTTTCGACATCTCTGGCCCAGTCGCCCTCACTGTCGTGTTCGCCGACGCTTCGCCAACTGCGCCCCGGTTCCGCCAAAGCCGTCGTTTTTGTCGACATCGCACGATCCGCTCCCACTTATACTCGCTACGCCACTATTTACACAGGAGTGGTGATCCGCCGGCTCTCCATGGCCAAACCTTGCCAGACGCCAATGCCGTCAGTCTAATCTGTCAAGTTAGAAGCTACCAGTCTGCGACGAGGGCCCGTCCCGTGCTGTGATTTACCCTTTGGCCATTGCCCACACGTTGCTCCGTCCGACGTGCTCCCGCCACATTGGAAGCTCAAGCCAGCCAGAGTCCTCGGGTATTTGCAGCCCGGAAGCCCACCGTGTCGCATCTCTGCTTCCCCCTTTTCGGACCTTTCTGGTTGCACCACCTACACAGTACTCGCCAAACGGTACACGTACGGTTACTATTTTGCCAGGGCAAGGCACGTAGCGTGTGCTACTGCTGCCCGGGCGTTGCGGCCAGGAAGTGTCAGTGTTGGGGTCAACAggcggttggttgggtgAGTGAGAGTGAGCGTGGTGTTGGTCGTGGGCGTCACTTCCTCCGCATCTGGTCTCCTCCCGCATAAATACACATCAGCCCCTAGCAACAACCGCCCAAACGACTGCTGAATCTCCGCTCGGGCATCGATTGTCCGCCATGGCTTCCATGGAGGCCGCAAACGCTCGCTATCACAATggccatcaacagcaacagatCGGCGGCCCGCCCCTGCCCGCTTCGCCTACTCTAACGAACCCTGATATGATACTGCCGGACGAGATTGATCAGAGCTACTCCCCCGAAAAAGATCTTGACGGCCGTGGCCACTCGCCGCTCGGCATGTGGAAGGGCACACACGCAGCTGCGATATCTGCCGACATGCAACACATATTTTCAACAACTAATTCGGGAGGGAGTACGGGGGGTCTGTCTTACGGCCTTAACGCACCAGCAACGCCGACGACACCTATTATATATGGCAACGGAACCATGTTGTCGGACATTGGGGAGGTTACGGAGGTGGAAAGCACGCCGGGGAAGCCGTCTCCAACGCGAAACAAGGGTCGAAGGGCGACATCGCTCACACGTCGAACTGGACTGGATGCCACACTGCGATCCTCCCCTACAATAGGAGCAACATCGGCCATGCAAAAGTCGAAGCAGATTGCAGCAGTCACACGTGAGCGCAGAGCCAGCATGGAGAGTACGAGTACGATAACAACGGAGAATCAGGCCGGATTATTCGCCGACTTTGACGATTCCGCTAGCGTGGAGGACAGCGTCTTTCaaggggatgatgaggaaagCACCGCCTCCTCTTACCACGAGGGAAGGCTGGCTGTTGATCCTGACAGGTTAGGGGTAACCAGGATGACCAGCATGGATCGACTCAGCACTTATTCGACAAGCTCCTTGAGCCGGCGGGCCGAGGAGATTCTGGCAAATGCGAAACAGCGGCTCACGGTATGTTTGGGAGGGAAAAGGTGCTTAGAGATGACCTGCTGACTAGATTCTAGACGATGGAAAGTAACTTGACTCGTGCGCGAAGCTCTTTACACAACAACGCATACGGGTCTGACGGCTCGACGCCGTCGCCACCCTTTCAAAGAGCCGCAACAGTAGCGCAACCACGAGATGCGGCCACAATCATCGCTTCAGGTGCTGCCGCGATTTCACACCAGGCTTCTTCTGGACACACGCGAATATCGAGTGACATTGCTATGCGCAACGGGCTGCCATACCGGGTCGCTGTACCGAGGTCACAAAGTGCTATGGGTGTATCAGGCGGATATAGGCAACCTCTGGTCATGTCACGCAGCGCCGATCAAATTCGTGAGGAGATCGATGATGAGCACGGCCGTCCGACATACAATATTCCGCCAGCCAAGAAACCAGGTCCACACGCTCTGACGGAAGATGAGGTTGCCCAACTCGAAGGCCCGGACAATGAAAGTCGAAGCGCCAGGATAGAGGAGTTTCTCAGTCCCACCTCTGGGTCGTTTAGCAGCAACGAAAGCCGAAGGAATTCTCTGCTGCGATCCACCTCTTCTGCTCAGATGCGAGATATAAAGGATCAAATGAAGGATCTTAAGGGGAAAATCTCAACATTACGCGAGCAAGCCCGAGCAGACAATCTCAAACGGCGGAGCTTGCAGAGCCTCAGAACGCCGAGTCCGTTCACGTATTCGCAAATGGACCAGTGGTACACGGAGCCCCCTTCCAACAGGAACTCGATCGCTCTGACGGGCAGCGTATCGGGGAGGAACCCCTGGAATGGAGAAGAGTCTGATCTTGATGGCGATGTCAAGGACAATGCTCAAGTCAGTCTCAGGGGTAGCCACCTGGATGACGTGACGGGTATTTCTCACGGCACACAAGCACAAGGCGAACTAGACCTGGACGACTACCGGGCCTTGGAGACGGACGATCCCATGCATACTGCACGCGAGGAAGTGAGTcccgatgacgacgatgtcTCGGACATGCTCACAGAGAACGGTGACGTGGATGACGAACAACTAGAAGACGAATTCCAGGACGCCGACGAAGATATCAAGAGCGAAAGTGGAGAATCACTGTATCACGATACTGTCCAACACCAGATCTCCCACGAAGATCGCGAGGACGCATTTGATTACGAGCATTTCTTCCTGCATAGCGCTATGGGCACCATGAGCCGCCAAAAGCTGGAGAGACGAGGCAGTGTAGACAGCTACACGTCAGAAGATTCGGTGGAAACCACGAGAGGCCCCACGAGGACGGACGACTACAGCGACAGCCCTAGCAAGTCCCTGTCTCCCATGAGCAGGCGGAACAGTAGGGATTCTGTTTCGACAGTAGATACCTTCGCTACTGCCGAAGAGGCTAGGTCACGCAAGTCACCGGTCACACCAGAAATGGGCTATGGTTTGGATGGCACGTTTCCCGGCTTCTCTAGGATATCTATATCCCCAGATCGCAACAGAAGTCGATCTGCCAATTCTGTCAGGACAAAAAAATCATCATTCAGCGCCGGGAGTTTTCACCATGCCTCGGGATCTGGGGCAACCCATCCGCATATGGCTGGGGATAGCGACGCTTCCA is a window of Podospora pseudopauciseta strain CBS 411.78 chromosome 1, whole genome shotgun sequence DNA encoding:
- a CDS encoding hypothetical protein (EggNog:ENOG503NYTK): MASMEAANARYHNGHQQQQIGGPPLPASPTLTNPDMILPDEIDQSYSPEKDLDGRGHSPLGMWKGTHAAAISADMQHIFSTTNSGGSTGGLSYGLNAPATPTTPIIYGNGTMLSDIGEVTEVESTPGKPSPTRNKGRRATSLTRRTGLDATLRSSPTIGATSAMQKSKQIAAVTRERRASMESTSTITTENQAGLFADFDDSASVEDSVFQGDDEESTASSYHEGRLAVDPDRLGVTRMTSMDRLSTYSTSSLSRRAEEILANAKQRLTTMESNLTRARSSLHNNAYGSDGSTPSPPFQRAATVAQPRDAATIIASGAAAISHQASSGHTRISSDIAMRNGLPYRVAVPRSQSAMGVSGGYRQPLVMSRSADQIREEIDDEHGRPTYNIPPAKKPGPHALTEDEVAQLEGPDNESRSARIEEFLSPTSGSFSSNESRRNSLLRSTSSAQMRDIKDQMKDLKGKISTLREQARADNLKRRSLQSLRTPSPFTYSQMDQWYTEPPSNRNSIALTGSVSGRNPWNGEESDLDGDVKDNAQVSLRGSHLDDVTGISHGTQAQGELDLDDYRALETDDPMHTAREEVSPDDDDVSDMLTENGDVDDEQLEDEFQDADEDIKSESGESLYHDTVQHQISHEDREDAFDYEHFFLHSAMGTMSRQKLERRGSVDSYTSEDSVETTRGPTRTDDYSDSPSKSLSPMSRRNSRDSVSTVDTFATAEEARSRKSPVTPEMGYGLDGTFPGFSRISISPDRNRSRSANSVRTKKSSFSAGSFHHASGSGATHPHMAGDSDASISSIPEEGSEGGAHQTPRQPILRRPTSVSAFSSLHRPSVASLDSQGTNRSFPLVPSSKTKRASSSGMLTPSDSPDHELKSLSESLMSETASVYEQAKAGGESTIGPRARATSAASTFTAGGLGPPREKAKPLQELLREDKFLVERLVANLGKCVLGLTENGRASMESRQFRRRIEAANRILEGLGEPPE